The Nocardioides sp. S5 genome includes a window with the following:
- a CDS encoding NUDIX hydrolase produces MRYADARIAYSSAVAPDDLVARLHVVAVTERNEVVVCRSAEGWRFLPGGTREPGESLGGLARRELLEEAGAVLVGPVVQFSAHRADSERDRPYRPHLPHPRCYWAYAVARVRVAGPPANPSDGETVVEVLTLPAPRAADYLDAGDDPIHADVLRHADALGLLHGPS; encoded by the coding sequence GTGCGCTACGCCGACGCGAGGATCGCGTACTCCAGCGCAGTCGCGCCCGACGACCTCGTCGCGCGCCTGCACGTCGTGGCCGTGACCGAGCGGAACGAGGTCGTGGTGTGCCGGAGCGCCGAGGGCTGGCGCTTCCTGCCGGGTGGCACCCGGGAGCCGGGCGAGTCCCTCGGCGGACTCGCACGGCGGGAGCTGCTCGAAGAGGCGGGCGCCGTCCTGGTAGGACCGGTGGTCCAGTTCTCCGCGCACCGGGCCGACAGCGAGCGCGACCGCCCCTATCGCCCGCACCTTCCCCATCCCCGTTGCTACTGGGCCTACGCCGTCGCGCGGGTGCGGGTCGCGGGCCCGCCGGCCAATCCCTCGGACGGCGAGACCGTGGTCGAGGTGCTGACCTTGCCGGCGCCGCGGGCGGCGGACTACCTCGATGCGGGAGACGACCCCATCCACGCCGACGTCCTGCGGCACGCGGACGCGTTGGGCCTGTTGCACGGGCCCTCCTGA
- a CDS encoding HNH endonuclease signature motif containing protein, whose amino-acid sequence MIEELEAEPEAGADVALGPAALLASIRSRKTAEDQAAADVLDLAARWADLHPPESIHYAATFAVAGCEHEEPIAGPGTPLVAEFCVAELGTVLGITSVSAKKLIGHALELRHRLPRLWAQVHAGRVPAWRARAVAEATIHATPALTVEAARFVDTQVAAVAGRIGPAQLDRLVAETIKRFDLAAADPARDPEDGYLHVDPRHVTIHDQDVHFAGTVRLEAEIDLADGLDLQQALAHGAATQTALGSHESLDARRAKALGDLARTQTALDLHGSAGGRVAGEERAGVSRPDLPAAREVVLHAHFDATMAGDATVFGATGRLEEGQRLLLLDQLRSWCGDSRTKITVKPVIDLNQEKYSPGYEIPDRIREHVVLRDRVCLFPWCTRPARGCDVDHVTEYDHHADAEGRPQPGPTWTENLGALCRFHHRLKTHTAWHHDMVAPGVFEWTSPHGHRYRRDRTGTTALDPPDPGPPRIPSPRR is encoded by the coding sequence ATGATCGAGGAACTGGAAGCGGAACCGGAGGCCGGGGCAGACGTCGCCCTCGGCCCCGCAGCCCTGCTCGCCTCGATCCGCTCCCGCAAGACCGCCGAGGACCAGGCCGCCGCAGACGTCCTGGATCTCGCTGCCCGCTGGGCCGACCTCCACCCGCCCGAGTCCATCCACTACGCCGCGACCTTCGCCGTCGCAGGGTGTGAGCACGAGGAACCGATCGCGGGCCCTGGTACGCCGCTGGTCGCGGAGTTCTGCGTCGCCGAGCTCGGCACCGTGCTGGGCATCACATCGGTGTCGGCGAAGAAGCTCATCGGCCACGCCCTCGAGCTCCGCCACCGCCTGCCGCGGTTGTGGGCGCAGGTCCACGCCGGACGCGTCCCTGCGTGGCGAGCGCGGGCGGTCGCCGAGGCGACCATCCACGCGACTCCCGCGCTCACCGTGGAGGCGGCACGGTTCGTCGACACCCAGGTCGCCGCCGTCGCCGGTCGGATCGGACCCGCGCAGCTCGACCGCCTCGTGGCCGAGACCATCAAGAGGTTCGACCTCGCCGCGGCGGACCCGGCGCGGGACCCCGAGGACGGGTACCTCCACGTCGACCCGCGCCACGTCACCATCCACGACCAGGACGTGCACTTCGCCGGCACCGTCCGGCTCGAGGCCGAGATCGACCTCGCCGACGGACTCGACCTCCAACAAGCACTCGCCCACGGCGCCGCGACCCAGACGGCCCTCGGCTCGCACGAGTCCCTCGACGCCCGCAGGGCCAAGGCGCTCGGCGACCTCGCCCGCACGCAGACCGCACTCGACCTGCACGGTTCTGCTGGTGGTCGAGTAGCCGGTGAGGAACGAGCCGGCGTATCGAGACCAGACCTCCCCGCGGCACGCGAGGTCGTCCTCCACGCCCACTTCGACGCCACCATGGCCGGCGACGCCACGGTCTTCGGGGCGACGGGCCGGCTCGAGGAGGGCCAGCGACTGCTGCTGCTCGACCAGCTCAGGTCCTGGTGCGGCGACTCCCGCACCAAGATCACGGTCAAGCCCGTCATCGACCTCAACCAGGAGAAGTACTCGCCCGGTTACGAGATACCGGACCGGATCCGGGAGCACGTGGTTCTCCGCGACCGCGTGTGCCTCTTCCCGTGGTGCACCCGCCCCGCGCGGGGTTGCGACGTCGACCACGTCACCGAGTACGACCATCACGCCGACGCGGAAGGCAGACCCCAACCCGGCCCGACCTGGACCGAGAACCTCGGTGCCTTGTGCCGCTTCCACCACCGCCTCAAGACCCACACCGCCTGGCACCACGACATGGTCGCGCCCGGGGTCTTCGAGTGGACGAGCCCGCACGGGCACCGCTACCGAAGAGACCGCACCGGCACCACCGCACTTGACCCACCCGACCCCGGCCCACCCCGGATCCCGTCACCTCGAAGATGA
- the rimO gene encoding 30S ribosomal protein S12 methylthiotransferase RimO, with product MNVAVVTLGCARNEVDSEELAGRLEAGGFILVDDAEDADTVVVNTCGFVEAAKKDSVDTLLEAADLKVEHGGRAQAVVAVGCLAERYGKDLAESLPEADAVLGFDDYPDIAAKLRAIVGGEVHHPHTPSDRRRLLPITPTERDASTISVPGHQVEVADVTDIGAGAPATGPRAVRRRLDAGPMAPLKLASGCDRRCSFCAIPSFRGSFVSRRPSDVLQEGQWLATQGVKELFLVSENSTSYGKDLGDLRLLETLLPELSGIDGIERVRVSYLQPAETRPGLIEAIADTPGVVPYFDLSFQHASATVLRRMRRFGDPESFLGLLEQIRGLAPLAGVRSNVIVGFPGETEDDLQTLCDFLEAARMDVTGVFGYSDEDGTEAAAFGDDIKLDDDEIRARTEHVTALVEELNAQRAEERVGEEVVVLVEHVDPDDGAVEGRAAHQGPEVDGTTLLTGAEGPRAGDLLTATVTGTDGVDLIARVDGASR from the coding sequence CTGAACGTCGCCGTGGTGACCCTCGGCTGTGCCCGCAACGAGGTCGACTCCGAGGAGCTGGCCGGACGGCTGGAGGCCGGCGGCTTCATCCTCGTCGACGACGCGGAGGACGCCGACACCGTGGTGGTCAACACCTGCGGCTTCGTCGAGGCGGCCAAGAAGGACTCCGTCGACACGCTTCTCGAGGCGGCGGACCTGAAGGTCGAGCACGGTGGGCGAGCCCAGGCGGTCGTCGCGGTGGGCTGCCTCGCAGAGCGCTACGGCAAGGACCTCGCCGAGTCGCTGCCGGAGGCCGACGCGGTCCTCGGTTTCGACGACTACCCCGACATCGCGGCCAAGCTGCGCGCGATCGTCGGCGGCGAGGTGCACCACCCGCACACGCCGTCGGACCGCCGCCGGCTGCTGCCGATCACGCCGACCGAGCGCGACGCCTCCACCATCTCGGTGCCGGGTCACCAGGTCGAGGTCGCGGACGTGACCGACATCGGCGCCGGCGCGCCCGCCACGGGACCCCGCGCCGTACGCCGTCGCCTGGACGCCGGCCCGATGGCTCCTCTCAAGCTGGCGAGCGGCTGCGACCGCCGCTGCTCCTTCTGCGCCATCCCGAGCTTCCGAGGCTCCTTCGTCAGCCGGCGCCCGAGCGACGTGCTCCAGGAGGGCCAGTGGCTCGCCACGCAGGGCGTCAAGGAGCTCTTCCTCGTCAGCGAGAACTCCACGTCCTACGGCAAGGACCTCGGTGACCTGCGCCTGCTCGAGACCCTGCTTCCGGAGCTGTCCGGCATAGACGGCATCGAGCGCGTACGCGTCTCCTACCTCCAGCCCGCCGAGACCCGCCCGGGCCTGATCGAGGCCATCGCGGACACCCCGGGCGTCGTGCCCTACTTCGACCTGTCCTTCCAGCACGCCAGCGCCACGGTGCTGCGCCGGATGCGCCGTTTCGGTGACCCCGAGTCGTTCCTGGGCCTGCTCGAGCAGATCCGCGGCCTCGCACCGCTCGCCGGTGTGCGGTCCAACGTGATCGTCGGCTTCCCCGGCGAGACCGAGGACGACCTGCAGACGCTGTGCGACTTCCTCGAGGCCGCACGCATGGACGTCACCGGCGTCTTCGGCTACTCCGACGAGGACGGCACCGAAGCCGCCGCGTTCGGCGACGACATCAAGCTCGACGACGACGAGATCCGCGCGCGCACCGAGCACGTCACCGCGCTGGTCGAGGAGCTCAACGCCCAGCGCGCCGAGGAGCGCGTGGGGGAGGAGGTCGTCGTGCTCGTCGAGCACGTCGACCCCGACGACGGCGCCGTCGAGGGCCGGGCCGCGCACCAGGGCCCCGAGGTCGACGGCACGACGCTGCTGACCGGCGCCGAGGGCCCGAGGGCCGGCGACCTGCTGACGGCCACCGTCACCGGGACCGACGGCGTCGACCTGATCGCGCGAGTGGACGGAGCCTCCCGATGA